A section of the Elusimicrobiota bacterium genome encodes:
- a CDS encoding 16S rRNA (uracil(1498)-N(3))-methyltransferase produces MSQFFVPPTSLSGDKFRIEGPEARHIVVVMRRKVGEVLQLFDGRGRRFEGRIERINGDGSLSGAILSFLPAAEPESAAELWLHQGLLKAEAWEWILEKGTELGVDRFIPILTPRSVVLLRDNKRIESKMERWRRILMAAAKQCQRAELPELREPLDFSRALEDCAGQGASFLAWERLSGAAAPKLGEELARARQASPGRLRVNLFIGPEGGFSQDEAGLAQSRGVILVGLGPRVLRAETAALAACALVGLSSGAR; encoded by the coding sequence ATGTCCCAGTTTTTCGTGCCTCCGACATCCCTCTCGGGCGATAAATTCCGCATCGAAGGCCCGGAGGCCCGCCACATAGTGGTCGTGATGCGCCGCAAGGTCGGAGAGGTCCTTCAGCTTTTCGACGGCCGGGGCCGGCGCTTCGAGGGAAGAATCGAGCGCATAAATGGCGATGGTTCGCTATCGGGCGCGATCCTCTCTTTTCTGCCCGCCGCCGAACCGGAGAGCGCCGCGGAGCTTTGGCTCCATCAGGGGCTTCTCAAGGCCGAGGCCTGGGAATGGATCCTGGAGAAGGGCACCGAGCTCGGCGTGGACCGCTTCATTCCCATCCTGACGCCGCGCTCCGTCGTCCTGTTGCGGGACAATAAGCGGATCGAGTCCAAAATGGAGCGCTGGAGGCGCATCCTCATGGCCGCGGCCAAGCAATGCCAAAGGGCGGAGCTCCCGGAGCTTCGGGAGCCGCTCGATTTTAGCCGGGCGCTCGAGGATTGCGCCGGGCAAGGGGCGAGCTTCCTGGCTTGGGAAAGGCTCTCGGGGGCCGCCGCTCCCAAACTAGGGGAGGAGCTTGCCCGGGCAAGACAAGCCTCGCCCGGCCGACTTCGCGTCAATCTATTCATCGGCCCCGAGGGAGGTTTCTCCCAGGATGAGGCTGGCCTGGCGCAGAGCCGTGGCGTCATTCTCGTGGGACTTGGGCCGCGCGTCCTGCGCGCCGAGACCGCGGCCTTGGCCGCCTGCGCTTTGGTAGGCCTTTCGTCCGGCGCCAGGTAG
- a CDS encoding response regulator transcription factor, whose protein sequence is MSKAKILVVEDDRNIAKVLRYNLEKEGYAVVSCFDGEAGLEAFRKENPDLAILDLMLPKLNGFEFCKAARQGSRTPILMLTARKEEVDRILGLEMGADDYVTKPFSVRELLARVKAILRRASVADLPADVLRVGKLELDLGKRECRLGGRPLALRFKEFEFLHCLFQARGKVLTRDQLLEKVWSYDQSMEIDTRTVDQHITRLRDKLGPEAKRVVTVKGVGYRLDVD, encoded by the coding sequence ATGTCCAAGGCGAAAATCCTGGTCGTGGAGGACGATAGGAACATCGCCAAGGTCCTGCGCTACAATCTTGAGAAAGAGGGGTACGCGGTCGTTTCATGTTTCGACGGCGAGGCGGGCCTGGAGGCATTCCGCAAGGAGAATCCCGATCTCGCCATATTGGACTTGATGCTTCCAAAACTCAACGGCTTTGAGTTCTGCAAGGCCGCGCGGCAAGGCTCCCGGACCCCCATCCTGATGCTCACGGCCCGCAAGGAGGAGGTGGACCGGATACTGGGCCTGGAGATGGGCGCCGACGACTACGTCACCAAGCCTTTCAGCGTCCGCGAGCTATTGGCCCGGGTCAAGGCCATCCTCAGGCGTGCCTCGGTGGCGGATCTGCCCGCGGACGTCCTGAGGGTGGGTAAGCTCGAGCTCGACTTGGGCAAGCGCGAGTGCCGCCTGGGCGGCAGGCCCCTGGCCCTGCGCTTCAAGGAGTTTGAGTTTCTACATTGCCTTTTCCAGGCCCGGGGCAAGGTCCTGACCAGGGACCAGCTCCTGGAGAAGGTTTGGAGCTACGACCAATCCATGGAGATAGACACCCGCACCGTGGACCAGCATATCACGCGCCTGCGCGATAAGCTGGGCCCCGAGGCCAAGAGGGTCGTCACGGTCAAGGGCGTGGGCTACCGGCTTGACGTCGACTAA
- the mgtE gene encoding magnesium transporter yields the protein MKTLQLYLSDLKELLQSNEFISARTCLKEISPIDLAEGWQHFSPDERVALFRLCTRQRAIQLFEELDKEEQVDLINHLQKEDAEKLLQELDPSQTSRMVRGLPPHLIRHLTGIMQKGSQELVQKYLEYPPKTVGALMRGRYIVLDPKWNCKQALERVQFSTRLRRIEETYLDTLMVADAEGQLLGTVSLKSLVVAPRDMPVRELMDPSPATLSPEMDQEEAVKLFGKYKLKSAPVTTSEGKLMGVVVYRDIFEVAREEVEEDFAKMVGSQAGLLSHSAFDIARVRLPWLVATCVGELLVSAIIKHYELTLSKVVALATFIPLIAAMGGNVGAQTATVMVRGLATGEVKEDDETGTILKEVAVGMMIGAVYGLLVGMSAEIFYGGRYGWKFAWVVGIGMFVSMTSAATAGSIEPLIFRRLGIDPATATGPLITTFTDLLSTIVYFSLATYLLM from the coding sequence ATGAAGACGCTGCAGCTCTACCTCTCGGACTTAAAGGAGCTCCTTCAAAGCAATGAGTTCATCTCGGCGCGCACCTGCCTCAAGGAAATCAGCCCGATCGACCTCGCCGAGGGCTGGCAGCATTTCTCGCCGGATGAGCGGGTGGCCTTGTTCCGCCTCTGCACGCGCCAGAGGGCCATACAGCTCTTCGAGGAGCTCGACAAGGAGGAGCAGGTGGATCTTATCAACCACCTTCAAAAGGAGGACGCCGAAAAGCTCCTGCAGGAGCTAGACCCGAGCCAGACCAGCCGCATGGTCCGCGGCCTGCCCCCCCATCTTATCCGGCACTTGACCGGGATCATGCAGAAGGGAAGCCAGGAGCTCGTGCAGAAGTACCTCGAGTACCCCCCCAAGACCGTCGGGGCCCTCATGCGCGGGCGCTACATCGTGCTCGACCCCAAATGGAACTGCAAGCAGGCCCTGGAGCGCGTGCAGTTCTCCACGCGCCTGCGCCGCATCGAGGAGACTTACCTCGACACCTTGATGGTGGCCGACGCCGAGGGCCAGCTCCTGGGAACGGTGAGCCTCAAGTCCCTGGTCGTGGCCCCGCGGGATATGCCAGTGCGGGAGCTCATGGATCCCTCCCCGGCGACCTTGTCCCCGGAGATGGACCAGGAAGAGGCGGTCAAACTCTTCGGCAAGTACAAGCTCAAAAGCGCGCCGGTCACGACCTCGGAGGGCAAGCTCATGGGAGTCGTGGTCTACCGCGACATATTCGAGGTGGCCCGAGAGGAGGTGGAAGAGGACTTCGCCAAGATGGTCGGCTCCCAGGCCGGGCTCTTGTCGCACTCCGCCTTCGACATCGCCCGGGTGCGCCTGCCGTGGCTCGTGGCGACCTGCGTGGGCGAGCTTTTGGTCTCGGCCATCATCAAGCATTACGAGCTCACCCTCTCCAAAGTGGTGGCCTTGGCCACCTTCATCCCCTTGATCGCGGCCATGGGAGGAAACGTCGGGGCCCAAACCGCGACCGTGATGGTGCGGGGACTGGCCACGGGCGAGGTCAAGGAAGACGACGAGACGGGCACCATTCTAAAGGAGGTGGCCGTCGGAATGATGATCGGGGCGGTGTACGGCCTTCTCGTGGGAATGTCCGCCGAGATTTTTTACGGAGGCCGCTACGGCTGGAAATTCGCCTGGGTGGTGGGAATCGGGATGTTCGTGTCCATGACCTCGGCCGCCACGGCCGGGTCCATAGAGCCGCTCATCTTCCGCAGGCTCGGCATAGATCCGGCCACCGCCACGGGCCCCCTCATCACGACGTTCACGGATCTTTTGAGCACGATCGTCTACTTTTCGCTGGCGACCTACCTCTTAATGTGA
- the dnaK gene encoding molecular chaperone DnaK, with protein MSKIIGIDLGTSNTAAAVMEGGKSTIIPSAEGTSIGGKAFPSYVAFAKDGQLLVGEPARRQAVANPEGTFMAFKRKMGTDHKYRFQGKEYTPQQLSAFLLQKVRRDAEAFLGDKVEKAVITVPAYFNDNQRQATKDAGTIAGLEVVRIINEPTAACLAYGVDKKGKDEKIMVFDLGGGTLDVTIMDFGGGVFEVVSTSGDTQLGGTDMDNALIDFIAGEFKKETGVDVRKDPMAMQRVREASEKAKIELSSTFETDLNLPYLTAVDNVPKHLALKLTRAKLESLVEPIVKRCKHSIDQALNDAKLRTSDVTKIILVGGPTRMPIVQKFVEDYVGKKVERGVDPMECVATGAGIQAAVLTGEVKDVLLLDVTPLTLGIETLGGVMTPLIERNTTIPVEKSQTFSTAADNQPAVTIHVLQGERPRAGDNVSLGKFDLDGIPPAPRGVPQIKVSFSIDANGILSVKAEDLGTKKAQHITITAPNKLNKEDVEKYVKEAEKFSDEDKKFKEKVAAKNEADSVLFTSEKALKEHGDKVPQEDRASIDRGISELKEALKGEDLERINKAKEELLKASHKLAEEIYKSEAAKAQTAGAAKGKGEGVVDAEVVDDEKKD; from the coding sequence ATGAGCAAGATCATAGGCATTGATTTGGGAACTTCAAACACGGCCGCGGCCGTGATGGAGGGTGGAAAGTCCACCATCATCCCGTCGGCGGAGGGGACCTCCATCGGCGGCAAGGCCTTCCCGTCCTACGTGGCTTTCGCCAAGGACGGCCAGCTCTTGGTGGGCGAGCCCGCTCGGCGCCAGGCCGTGGCCAACCCGGAAGGGACCTTCATGGCCTTCAAGCGCAAGATGGGAACCGACCACAAGTACCGCTTCCAGGGCAAGGAGTACACGCCCCAGCAACTCTCGGCCTTCCTCCTGCAGAAGGTCAGGCGCGACGCCGAGGCCTTCCTGGGAGACAAGGTCGAGAAGGCCGTGATCACCGTCCCGGCCTACTTCAACGACAACCAGCGCCAGGCCACAAAGGACGCGGGGACCATCGCGGGCCTGGAGGTGGTGCGCATCATCAACGAGCCCACCGCGGCGTGCCTGGCCTACGGCGTGGACAAGAAGGGTAAGGACGAGAAGATCATGGTCTTCGATCTAGGCGGCGGCACCCTTGACGTTACCATCATGGACTTCGGGGGCGGGGTTTTCGAGGTCGTGTCGACCTCCGGCGACACCCAGCTCGGCGGCACCGATATGGACAATGCCTTGATCGACTTCATCGCCGGGGAGTTCAAGAAGGAGACCGGCGTGGACGTGCGCAAGGACCCCATGGCCATGCAGCGCGTGCGCGAGGCCTCCGAGAAGGCCAAGATCGAGCTTTCCTCGACCTTTGAGACGGACTTGAACCTGCCGTATCTCACCGCGGTGGACAATGTTCCCAAGCACCTGGCCCTGAAGCTGACCCGGGCCAAGCTCGAGTCCTTGGTGGAGCCCATCGTCAAGCGCTGCAAGCACTCCATCGACCAGGCCTTGAACGACGCCAAGCTCAGGACCTCGGACGTCACCAAGATCATCCTGGTCGGAGGCCCCACCCGCATGCCCATCGTCCAGAAGTTCGTGGAGGACTACGTGGGCAAGAAGGTGGAGCGCGGCGTCGACCCCATGGAGTGCGTGGCCACCGGAGCCGGCATCCAGGCGGCGGTGCTCACGGGAGAGGTGAAGGACGTGCTCCTTCTAGATGTGACTCCGCTGACTTTGGGTATTGAAACCTTGGGGGGTGTCATGACGCCTCTCATCGAACGCAACACCACGATTCCGGTCGAGAAATCCCAGACCTTCTCGACGGCGGCCGACAATCAGCCGGCCGTCACCATCCACGTCCTGCAGGGCGAGCGCCCGCGGGCGGGGGACAACGTCTCTCTCGGGAAGTTCGACTTGGACGGGATTCCGCCGGCTCCCCGCGGCGTGCCCCAGATCAAGGTCAGCTTCTCCATAGATGCCAACGGCATCCTGAGCGTCAAGGCAGAGGACTTGGGCACCAAGAAGGCCCAGCATATCACGATCACGGCCCCCAACAAGCTCAACAAGGAGGATGTCGAGAAGTACGTCAAGGAGGCGGAGAAGTTTTCCGACGAGGATAAGAAGTTCAAGGAGAAGGTCGCGGCCAAGAACGAGGCGGACTCGGTGCTTTTCACCTCCGAAAAGGCCTTGAAGGAGCATGGCGACAAGGTGCCCCAGGAGGATCGGGCCTCCATCGACCGCGGGATCTCAGAGCTCAAGGAGGCTCTCAAGGGAGAGGATCTCGAGCGCATCAACAAGGCCAAGGAGGAGCTTTTGAAGGCCTCCCACAAACTCGCCGAGGAGATATACAAGTCCGAGGCGGCCAAGGCCCAGACCGCGGGAGCGGCCAAGGGCAAGGGAGAGGGCGTGGTGGACGCGGAAGTGGTGGACGATGAGAAGAAGGACTAA
- the pstS gene encoding phosphate ABC transporter substrate-binding protein PstS, translated as MTIKKAGLWLAVLSCAAMASAESVTTLNGAGATFPYPIYSKWFDEYHKLKPDLQINYQSIGSGGGIRQITERTVDFGATDGPMADKQLFKVDGKLLHIPTVLGAVVPVYNIKGISGLKLGGDVLADVFLGKIKRWNDPALAKLNPDLELPDAPIAVVRRADGSGTTYCFVDYLSKVSPEWKKKVGLGTSVNWPAGLGGKGNEGVAGLVKQTPNSIGYVELIYAKQNDLEYASMRNKAGKFVKADLPSVSAAAAGAAKTMPKDYRVSITDAPGDGAYPISTFTWLLIYQNNSAGKGKLLKNFLRWMLKDGQGMAPNLGYAPLPDSVKKMVEGTIETIK; from the coding sequence ATGACGATAAAAAAAGCGGGCCTGTGGCTGGCCGTTTTGTCCTGCGCCGCGATGGCCTCCGCCGAAAGCGTCACCACCTTGAACGGGGCCGGGGCGACCTTCCCGTACCCCATCTACTCCAAGTGGTTCGACGAGTACCATAAGCTCAAGCCCGACCTCCAGATCAACTACCAGTCCATCGGCTCGGGGGGCGGCATCCGCCAGATCACGGAACGCACCGTGGACTTCGGCGCCACGGACGGCCCCATGGCCGACAAGCAGCTCTTCAAGGTGGACGGCAAACTCCTGCACATCCCCACGGTGCTGGGCGCTGTGGTGCCGGTGTACAACATAAAGGGAATCTCGGGCTTGAAGCTGGGCGGAGACGTTTTGGCCGACGTTTTCCTCGGCAAGATCAAGCGCTGGAACGATCCCGCCCTGGCCAAGCTCAACCCGGACCTGGAGCTCCCCGACGCGCCGATTGCCGTGGTGCGCCGCGCGGACGGCTCGGGCACGACCTATTGCTTCGTGGACTATCTGTCCAAGGTCAGCCCGGAGTGGAAAAAGAAAGTGGGCCTCGGGACCTCGGTCAATTGGCCCGCGGGCTTGGGCGGCAAGGGCAACGAGGGGGTGGCGGGGCTGGTCAAGCAGACGCCCAACAGCATCGGCTACGTGGAGCTCATCTACGCCAAGCAAAACGATTTGGAGTACGCTTCTATGCGCAACAAGGCCGGGAAGTTCGTCAAGGCCGATCTTCCCTCGGTGAGCGCGGCCGCGGCCGGAGCCGCCAAGACCATGCCCAAGGATTACCGCGTCTCCATCACGGACGCCCCCGGCGATGGGGCGTACCCCATCTCGACCTTCACCTGGCTCCTCATCTATCAGAATAATTCGGCAGGCAAGGGGAAGCTTCTGAAAAACTTCCTGCGCTGGATGCTCAAGGACGGCCAGGGCATGGCGCCTAACCTGGGTTACGCACCCCTGCCGGATTCCGTGAAAAAGATGGTCGAGGGAACTATTGAAACCATCAAGTGA
- a CDS encoding PAS domain-containing protein yields MTAPTLGRFKARIGILLCLILAAASAFLPLFWLGLLGACALGIWRHCSSLAASLREIFGVVERLGLGDRSARVRRLPAGDPELGELINNLAEKISVSWSEFSKERLQLSAVLSNIAEAIVGVDSHGLIIALNPALAALFSADRGAALGRPFVEILRHARLQELLSEVMKEGTGRSEEVTVFTPEEKIFEAHAVALVLEGQGRGALIVLHDITRLRRLERMRREFVANVSHELRTPLAAIRGFAETLREGGLKDSEHGPEFVEGIEREAERLSALVEDLLDLSAIEAGHRLPVKVPVSILVLACEAAASLAPMAERRKIRVHVEAEAVPIEVRADRSQIKQVLANLIDNAIKFNRERGRVEISAAVEGKFLKVVVSDTGPGMAREHLPRVFERFYRADDARSRELGGTGLGLAIVKHIVESHGGSAGVESAPGEGSSFFFTLPL; encoded by the coding sequence ATGACGGCGCCCACCTTGGGCCGATTCAAGGCCCGGATCGGGATCCTTCTATGCCTCATCCTGGCCGCGGCCTCTGCGTTCCTGCCTTTGTTTTGGCTGGGCCTCCTGGGAGCCTGCGCGCTTGGGATATGGCGGCACTGTTCTTCCTTGGCCGCTTCTTTGCGCGAGATATTCGGGGTGGTCGAGCGCCTGGGTCTCGGCGACCGATCGGCTCGGGTGAGGCGCCTGCCCGCCGGCGACCCCGAGCTCGGGGAGTTGATCAATAATCTGGCCGAGAAAATCTCGGTTTCCTGGTCCGAGTTCTCCAAGGAGCGGCTCCAGCTTTCCGCTGTGCTTTCCAATATAGCCGAGGCCATAGTGGGGGTGGACTCCCACGGTCTCATCATCGCACTGAACCCCGCCCTCGCCGCGCTTTTCTCGGCGGATCGCGGAGCGGCTCTGGGGCGGCCCTTCGTGGAGATTTTGCGCCACGCCCGCTTGCAGGAGCTGCTCTCGGAGGTTATGAAGGAAGGGACCGGGAGAAGCGAGGAGGTGACGGTTTTCACACCAGAGGAGAAGATTTTCGAGGCCCATGCCGTGGCCTTGGTACTCGAGGGCCAAGGCCGCGGCGCCTTGATCGTCCTTCATGATATTACCCGTTTGCGTCGTTTGGAGAGGATGCGCCGGGAATTCGTGGCCAATGTGTCTCACGAGCTCAGGACTCCGCTTGCCGCGATCCGAGGCTTTGCCGAAACTTTGCGCGAGGGGGGGCTTAAGGACTCCGAGCACGGGCCGGAGTTCGTGGAGGGCATCGAGAGGGAGGCGGAACGCCTCTCGGCCTTGGTGGAGGATCTGCTGGATTTGTCCGCCATCGAAGCCGGTCACCGCTTGCCGGTCAAGGTGCCTGTCTCGATCCTGGTCCTGGCCTGCGAGGCCGCGGCGAGCCTGGCCCCCATGGCCGAGCGAAGAAAAATCCGAGTGCATGTGGAGGCCGAGGCGGTTCCCATCGAGGTCAGGGCGGACCGTTCCCAGATAAAGCAGGTGCTTGCCAACCTCATCGACAACGCCATCAAGTTCAACCGCGAGCGAGGTCGGGTTGAAATTTCCGCGGCCGTGGAGGGGAAGTTCCTCAAGGTCGTGGTTTCGGATACCGGCCCCGGCATGGCCCGCGAGCATCTCCCGCGCGTCTTCGAGCGCTTCTACCGAGCGGACGACGCGCGCTCCCGGGAATTGGGAGGGACGGGCCTGGGCCTTGCCATCGTCAAGCACATCGTAGAGAGCCACGGCGGCTCGGCCGGGGTGGAAAGCGCTCCGGGAGAGGGCTCCTCGTTTTTCTTCACCCTTCCTCTGTAG
- a CDS encoding GAF domain-containing protein, whose amino-acid sequence MALGIFHFQVLTDVIEKTHHLSSETELADVVLSTISKAFDAEAGSIFKVRPDETLEPLASYGVTVEVLRQAKFKVGEGVAGWVALFSRAVRVENPQKDPRFMGRVDVATGFKTRGLVAAPILSGGKCIGVIEFLNRRGGAFSDADLDLVTMVGRVVGTVFENASLIDQLEAKAAFQEAIISSLSAGVMVVDPQGSLVEMNPVAERILRPDAALPMGKFFPVSRIFPNLPQWTAAVERVARSEEPIAGQEARLVIHGQNVVIGFSGMPIRDKQNKRLGSVLLFQDITAKAAG is encoded by the coding sequence ATGGCGTTGGGGATTTTTCATTTTCAAGTGCTCACCGACGTCATCGAGAAAACCCACCACCTTTCCTCCGAGACTGAGCTGGCCGACGTCGTCTTAAGCACCATCTCCAAGGCCTTCGACGCCGAGGCCGGGAGCATTTTTAAGGTCCGCCCGGACGAGACTTTGGAGCCCTTGGCCTCCTACGGTGTTACCGTGGAGGTCCTGCGCCAGGCCAAGTTCAAGGTGGGGGAGGGGGTGGCCGGCTGGGTCGCGCTTTTCTCCCGCGCGGTCCGGGTCGAAAATCCCCAGAAGGACCCCAGGTTCATGGGCAGGGTGGACGTCGCGACGGGCTTCAAGACCCGGGGTCTTGTCGCCGCCCCCATCCTCTCGGGGGGCAAGTGCATCGGCGTCATCGAGTTTTTGAACCGCCGGGGCGGCGCATTCAGCGACGCCGATCTTGATCTTGTCACCATGGTCGGGCGGGTGGTGGGAACCGTTTTCGAGAACGCATCCCTAATAGACCAGCTCGAGGCCAAGGCCGCCTTCCAGGAAGCCATCATCTCAAGCCTCTCGGCGGGAGTGATGGTGGTGGACCCGCAGGGAAGCCTCGTCGAGATGAACCCGGTGGCGGAGAGAATTCTCCGCCCGGACGCCGCCTTGCCCATGGGGAAGTTCTTCCCGGTCTCTCGGATATTTCCGAACCTGCCTCAATGGACCGCGGCGGTGGAGCGCGTGGCGCGCTCCGAAGAGCCGATCGCCGGGCAGGAGGCGCGCCTTGTCATCCATGGCCAGAACGTAGTCATCGGCTTCTCCGGCATGCCCATCCGGGACAAGCAGAACAAGCGCCTGGGTTCGGTCCTGCTGTTCCAGGACATCACCGCGAAAGCCGCGGGTTGA
- a CDS encoding putative porin, producing the protein MNKTQKRPAGIFLAWFALWAASTGAYAQADKIKLSEHIQSIKFGGDLRLRHENFNKRGLGTTDRNRNRLRLRLGAEMQLPHDLSAKLRLASGTGEQVSTNQTYTGMSSQKNIFIDQAFLHWTPAVSERGSAYLASGKMQNLLWRTYSSDLIWDDDVSPEGFAEGGEWLFAEAGVTVFGNALQMAVSENGNTSKNPWLFSQQLGAETRLPLESRMRLAGTYHKWSNENRGNLGAAAVQDGNRRAGTLQANRFGVGELTGEFSSWIGRMPISFQATVARNFRARGDLSSVAAVCPAGTPCPQARDGYQIGAVLGRAKAAGTWEAAWFKKYAQTDATMADIADSDFGDGGTNRRGHIFWAAYAPTDWMQLKAKYFVTETIDTQFNPGDKAVNRLQIDMSVKF; encoded by the coding sequence ATGAATAAAACGCAAAAAAGACCGGCGGGGATTTTCCTGGCGTGGTTCGCCCTCTGGGCCGCCTCGACCGGGGCTTACGCTCAAGCGGACAAGATCAAGCTGAGCGAGCATATCCAGTCCATCAAGTTCGGCGGCGACCTGCGCCTGCGCCATGAGAACTTCAACAAGCGAGGCCTGGGCACCACGGACCGCAACCGCAACCGCCTGCGCCTGCGCTTGGGTGCTGAGATGCAACTGCCCCATGATCTCTCGGCCAAGCTCCGCCTGGCCTCCGGCACCGGCGAGCAGGTCTCCACCAACCAGACCTACACCGGGATGTCGAGCCAGAAGAATATCTTCATAGACCAGGCCTTCCTTCATTGGACCCCGGCGGTCTCGGAGCGGGGCTCCGCGTACCTGGCCTCGGGCAAGATGCAGAATCTGCTCTGGAGGACTTACTCATCGGATCTTATCTGGGACGATGACGTGAGCCCCGAGGGATTTGCCGAGGGAGGGGAGTGGCTCTTTGCCGAGGCGGGCGTGACGGTCTTCGGCAACGCCCTTCAAATGGCCGTGAGCGAGAACGGCAACACGAGCAAGAACCCATGGCTTTTCTCCCAGCAATTGGGAGCCGAGACGCGCCTGCCCTTGGAGAGCCGCATGAGGCTCGCCGGGACCTACCATAAGTGGTCCAACGAGAACCGCGGCAATCTGGGCGCTGCCGCGGTGCAGGACGGCAACCGGCGTGCGGGAACCCTCCAGGCCAACCGCTTCGGCGTGGGGGAGCTCACCGGAGAGTTTTCGAGTTGGATCGGCCGAATGCCGATAAGCTTCCAGGCCACAGTGGCCCGCAACTTCAGGGCCCGGGGCGATTTGTCCTCGGTGGCCGCGGTTTGCCCGGCGGGAACCCCCTGCCCTCAAGCCCGCGACGGCTATCAAATCGGAGCCGTTCTCGGAAGAGCCAAGGCGGCAGGCACCTGGGAGGCCGCTTGGTTCAAGAAATACGCGCAGACCGACGCGACCATGGCCGACATCGCCGATTCCGACTTTGGCGACGGCGGGACCAACCGCAGAGGGCACATCTTCTGGGCCGCCTATGCGCCGACCGACTGGATGCAGCTCAAGGCCAAGTATTTCGTCACCGAGACCATAGACACCCAGTTCAATCCCGGGGACAAGGCCGTCAACCGACTCCAGATAGACATGTCGGTCAAATTCTAG
- the dnaJ gene encoding molecular chaperone DnaJ has protein sequence MPDDYYSLLGVPRNASEAEIKSAYRKLAMKYHPDRNPGNKDAEESFRRINSAYETLSDPKKRQLYDHYGEAGVSGAAGAGQGFGGANPFGTGGVDVGEVFGDLFESFFGEGGGGRRGGPRRGKDLKYEVELSLEEAYHGAQVPLKFERIEACATCRGSGAKGASGTKRCPYCRGTGRVQFSQGFFTMTQTCSHCGGEGQVVDNPCKDCRGTGWARRQASLTVKIPPGIYEGATLRISGEGEAGGRGGPPGDLYVLVHLKPDPRFERKEDDLVTESSVDIAHAALGTTFEIMGLDGERTKIKVPAGVQHGAMLRVRDKGMPKLHGRGHGDLLVKIKVSVPKDLTPHQKQLLEDFAKSLREDGESSPSDGRQEGIFKKIFGTD, from the coding sequence ATGCCTGACGATTACTACAGTTTGCTGGGCGTTCCCCGCAACGCCTCGGAGGCGGAAATCAAGTCCGCCTACCGAAAGCTCGCCATGAAGTACCACCCGGACCGCAACCCCGGCAACAAGGATGCGGAGGAGAGCTTCCGAAGAATCAACTCGGCCTATGAGACGCTCTCCGACCCCAAGAAGAGACAGCTCTACGACCATTACGGAGAAGCCGGCGTTTCCGGCGCGGCCGGGGCGGGGCAGGGCTTCGGCGGGGCCAACCCCTTCGGGACCGGTGGCGTGGACGTGGGCGAGGTCTTCGGGGATCTTTTCGAGAGCTTTTTCGGCGAGGGGGGCGGAGGCCGGCGCGGCGGCCCGCGGCGCGGCAAGGACCTCAAGTACGAGGTAGAGCTGTCCCTTGAGGAGGCCTACCACGGCGCCCAGGTTCCCTTGAAGTTCGAGCGCATAGAAGCCTGCGCCACTTGCCGGGGAAGCGGGGCCAAGGGAGCTTCTGGGACCAAGCGCTGTCCTTACTGTCGCGGCACCGGGCGCGTGCAGTTTTCCCAGGGGTTCTTTACCATGACCCAGACCTGCAGCCACTGCGGTGGGGAAGGCCAGGTGGTGGATAATCCCTGCAAGGACTGCCGCGGGACTGGCTGGGCGCGCCGGCAAGCGAGCCTCACCGTCAAGATTCCTCCCGGAATCTACGAGGGCGCCACGCTGCGCATCTCCGGGGAGGGCGAGGCGGGGGGCCGCGGCGGCCCGCCCGGGGACCTCTATGTCCTCGTCCATTTAAAACCAGACCCGCGCTTTGAACGCAAGGAGGACGACCTCGTCACCGAGTCCTCGGTGGACATCGCCCACGCGGCCTTGGGAACGACCTTCGAGATCATGGGATTGGACGGGGAGCGCACCAAGATCAAGGTGCCCGCCGGGGTGCAGCATGGGGCTATGCTCCGCGTGCGAGACAAGGGCATGCCCAAGCTCCACGGCCGAGGCCACGGCGACCTCCTGGTCAAGATCAAGGTTTCCGTGCCCAAGGATCTCACTCCTCATCAAAAACAGCTTCTCGAGGATTTCGCCAAGAGCCTGCGCGAGGACGGCGAGTCGAGCCCCTCCGATGGTAGGCAGGAAGGGATTTTTAAGAAAATTTTCGGGACGGACTAA